The following coding sequences are from one Capsicum annuum cultivar UCD-10X-F1 chromosome 3, UCD10Xv1.1, whole genome shotgun sequence window:
- the LOC124896837 gene encoding uncharacterized protein LOC124896837, whose amino-acid sequence MLEKTFSNFFASSMLLQQQNHESRPAGTALFSEVNAVNFRPTRRERSSNPNRGRGRGRGRYFNQGDHLSINNNPQYQQCKKKGEAPEAAPRTNSESKYYQCGEKGHWSRTCRTSKHLVKLYQASLKKIENDVEVNFFFEDNVEPIDLEVLDFFEVLEEHVNYPAGDNYEIV is encoded by the exons ATGTTAGAGAAAACATTCTCTAATTTTTTCGCCTCAAGTATGCTCCTGCAGCAACA AAATCATGAAAGTCGACCTGCTGGTACTGCTCTATTCTCAGAAGTGAATGCTGTAAATTTTCGCCCAACTAGGCGTGAAAGAAGTTCTAACCCCAATCGTGGTCGTGGCCGGGGTCGTGGAAGGTATTTTAATCAGGGTGATCATCTTTCAATAAACAATAACCCTCAGTACCAGCAGTGCAAAAAGAAGGGGGAAGCTCCTGAAGCAGCACCAAGGACAAACTCTGAAAGTAAATACTATCAATGTGGAGAAAAGGGGCATTGGTCGCGTACCTGTCGTACGTCAAAGCACCTGGTAAAACTCTATCAGGCGTCccttaaaaaaatagaaaacgatGTTGAAGTAAACTTCTTCTTTGAAGATAATGTCGAGCCCATAGACTTGGAAGTTTTAGATTtctttgaagttcttgaagaacATGTAAATTACCCTGCCGgtgataattatgaaatagttTGA